The window TAAATAAAATATCAAAAGAGATCAATGTAGAGGTAGGAAAGACAAGCGAGGATGGAAAATTCACATTAGTAGCTACTAGATGTATAGGGGCTTGTGGACTTGCTCCTGTATTAACTGTTAATGAAGATGTATATGGAAAACTTACAGCTGATGATGTTGAGGGAATACTTAGCAAATACAAATAGAGTGAAACTTATTATAGTATAGAAGAAATTATTCAAGGAGGTACTTTTAATGGCTTATAAAAACCAGGTGTTAGTTTGTGGGGGTACTGGTTGTACTTCATCTAGTTCTCTTAAAATATTAGAGAAAATGGAAAATTTACTTGAACAAAGAGGAATAAGACAAGATGTTAAAATGGTAAAAACAGGATGTTTCGGACTTTGTGCAGCAGGACCTATAGTTATTGTTTACCCAGAAGGAGCTTTTTATGCACATGTTAAACTTGAAGATGTAGAGAAAATAGTTGATGAACACATAATAGGTAAAAAGATAATAAAAGACCTTTTATATAAAGAAGCAGTTACTGAAGATGGAGAAGTTAAGTCTTTTGAAGAAGTACCTTTTTATAAAAAGCAAATGAGAATAGCTCTTGAGCATTGTGGAGCTATAGGTGCGGAAGATATAGATGATTATATAGAATTAAAAGGATATAAAGCACTTGAAAAGGCACTAACTGAAATGACACCTGAAAATGTTATAGATGAAGTTAAAAGATCAGGTCTTCGTGGACGTGGAGGTGGAGGATTCCCAACTGGACTTAAATGGGAATTCACTTATAAAACAGAGGATGAGCAAAAGTATGTTGCGTGTAATGCAGATGAGGGAGATCCAGGAGCATTTATGGATAGATCTATTCTTGAGGGAGATCCACACTGCATAATAGAAGCCATGGCTATAGCTGGATATGCAGTTGGAGCAAATCAAGGATATGTATATGTAAGAGCAGAGTATCCAGTTGCAATTGAAAGACTTCAAATAGCAATAGACAAGGCTAGAGAAGCAGGATATTTAGGAAAAAATATATTTGGAACTGATTTTGAATTTGATATGGAGATAAGACTTGGAGCCGGAGCATTTGTTTGTGGAGAAGAAACTGCACTTATAAATTCTATAGAGGGTAAAAGAGGTATGCCAAGACCAAGACCTCCATTCCCAGCAGTTAAAGGTTTATGGAATAAGCCAACACTTCTTAATAATGTTGAGACTTATGCTAATATAACAAAGATAATATTAAAAGGAGCAGATTGGTTCT is drawn from Tepidibacter hydrothermalis and contains these coding sequences:
- the nuoF gene encoding NADH-quinone oxidoreductase subunit NuoF, encoding MAYKNQVLVCGGTGCTSSSSLKILEKMENLLEQRGIRQDVKMVKTGCFGLCAAGPIVIVYPEGAFYAHVKLEDVEKIVDEHIIGKKIIKDLLYKEAVTEDGEVKSFEEVPFYKKQMRIALEHCGAIGAEDIDDYIELKGYKALEKALTEMTPENVIDEVKRSGLRGRGGGGFPTGLKWEFTYKTEDEQKYVACNADEGDPGAFMDRSILEGDPHCIIEAMAIAGYAVGANQGYVYVRAEYPVAIERLQIAIDKAREAGYLGKNIFGTDFEFDMEIRLGAGAFVCGEETALINSIEGKRGMPRPRPPFPAVKGLWNKPTLLNNVETYANITKIILKGADWFSSIGTEKSKGTKVFALGGKVENTGLVEIPMGTTLREIIFEIGGGIPNGKKFKAVQTGGPSGGCLTEEYLDTPIDYDSLTALGSMMGSGGMIILDEDNCMVDIAKFFLEFTVEESCGKCPPCRIGTKRMLETLEKITEGKGEKGDIEKLEKLAENIKTSALCGLGQTAPNPVLSTIKRFRHEYEAHVNEKRCPSGVCQALLEYKITEDKCKGCTLCAKVCPVNAIKGNVKEAHVIDTNTCIKCGACVAKCPFGAISKQ